Proteins co-encoded in one Nitrospirota bacterium genomic window:
- a CDS encoding outer membrane lipoprotein-sorting protein codes for MKMKECLMVVFFLVFLLGFNSNLSIAASPDPEKVSAQEIITRSDQVRNPAKPFRMMSQLIEYDGGVARNELTLIIFSKEDKELGQYKTLVRYIEPLRDFGKLVLMNGSQMWFFDPSSKASVRISPQQRLIGQASEGDVVTVNLATDYKAELLGTETLDDADRKPKICWHLDLAPARDDTIYSRVEYWVEQGTFYPVKGKFYADSGRLLKIAYYHRYKEQLDTKRPGEVIIIDAVNTRQVTTMNFSDYRYQEIPEAWFQREFLPHLKIE; via the coding sequence ATGAAAATGAAGGAGTGCCTGATGGTCGTCTTTTTTTTGGTTTTCCTTTTGGGTTTCAACTCTAATCTTTCGATTGCCGCGTCACCGGATCCGGAAAAGGTCTCAGCTCAAGAGATTATTACACGATCGGATCAAGTTCGAAATCCTGCTAAGCCCTTCCGGATGATGAGTCAGCTCATCGAATATGACGGAGGAGTGGCCCGCAATGAATTAACATTGATCATTTTTTCCAAGGAAGATAAGGAGTTGGGCCAATACAAAACGCTTGTTCGATACATCGAGCCTCTTCGTGATTTCGGAAAGCTGGTTCTGATGAATGGTTCCCAGATGTGGTTCTTTGACCCCTCTTCAAAGGCGAGCGTTCGGATCTCCCCCCAACAGCGCTTGATCGGGCAAGCCTCCGAAGGTGATGTCGTCACGGTTAATCTGGCGACAGACTACAAGGCTGAACTTCTCGGAACTGAAACGCTTGACGATGCCGATCGGAAGCCGAAAATCTGTTGGCATCTCGACCTGGCGCCGGCCAGGGACGACACGATTTACAGCCGCGTCGAATATTGGGTGGAACAAGGGACTTTTTATCCCGTCAAAGGAAAGTTTTACGCCGATAGCGGAAGGCTCCTAAAAATAGCCTATTATCATAGGTACAAAGAACAGCTTGATACAAAAAGGCCAGGAGAGGTGATCATCATCGACGCCGTAAATACGAGACAGGTTACCACCATGAATTTTTCAGACTATCGTTACCAGGAAATACCGGAGGCCTGGTTCCAACGAGAGTTCTTGCCGCATCTGAAAATCGAATGA